A window of Microbacterium lushaniae genomic DNA:
CGGGTTCTGGCTGCGCACCGTCGATCACCTGCTCGACGGCGCCTTCGCCGACGCCCTCGCCGACGATGACCTCTCCCGGCGCGACTGGATGCTGCTGAATGCCGTGGACGGCCGCCGCACCGCCCCGTGGCTCGCGCAGCGGCTCGCCCGCCGGGGCGGCCGTGTGCGCCGGCTCGCCGACCGCGGCTGGATCGAGGAGACCGACGACGGCTGGGCTCTCACCGACTCCGGACGTGCCGCCCGCGAGCGGCTGGGCGCCGTCGTCGACGGCATCCGCGAACGCGTCTCCGCCGCCGTGCCCCCCGAGGACTTCGCCACCACGATGGCATCGCTCGAGGCCATCGCCCGCGAGCTGGGATGGGACGAGACCCGGCCCGTCCCGCCCGCGGACCGCGGGTTCGGCCGGCGCGGCGGTTTCGGACCCGGCGGCCACCTCGGTCGCGGCTTCGGCCCCGGCGAGCGATCCGGTCGCGGCTTCGGCCCCGGCGAGCGATCCGGTCGCGGCTTCGGCCCCGGCGGGTGGCCCGGCCACGGCTTCGGCCCCGGCGGCCACTTCGGCCGTCACGGATTCGGCCCTCATCGCCACGACGGTCGGATGGACCACCCCTGCGCCGAGCACCGCTTCGCGGGCGACCATGACGCCGACACCGCGTTCGAGCGGGGCTTCGCGGCCGGTTTCGCGCAGGGCGGCCGCGCAGCCGCATCCCACCCGGTCGCATGAGCGGCACCGCTGCCGCGTGCCCCACGGACGCGGCAGCGGCACCACCCGGCTCGGGCCGGTGTGCGTCGAGCGCTACGCGGAGGCGCCGCCGGTCAGGTCGAACACGAGCCGTGCCGGGACGGAACCTCGCAGCACTTCCTCGATCGACTCGGCCGCATCCGCGAGCCGCCGCGTCTCGGCGATCACGCGGGTGCGACCCAGCGCGTGCAGTCGGAAGACCTCGTGCAGGTCCTGCCGGGTCCCGACGATCGATCCGATGATCTGGATGCCCTTGAGCACGGTGTCGAAGACCGGCACGGTGAGCGTGGTGCCCTCGGGCAGCGAGACGAGCACCATCCGGCCGCCGCGATTGAGGCTGCGGAACGACTGGTCGAACACCGACTGCGCGACGGCGAGGACGATCACGACATCCGCCCCGCCGAGGGCCTGGATCGCCTCGGCCTGATCCTGGGTGGCGGCGTTGACCACGTGGTCGGCGCCGAGCTCCTTCGCCAGCTGCAGCTTCTCGTCGGACACGTCGACGGCGATGACCTCGGCGCCGACCAGACGCGCGTACTGCACCGCGAGGTGTCCGAGACCGCCGATGCCCACGATCGCCACCCGCTCGGAGGGGACGACGTGCGCGTTCTTGATGGCCGCGTACGTCGTCACACCCGCGCACGCGAGCGGCGCGGCATCCAGCGACGACACCTCGTCGGGCACCGGCACGGCGAAGCGGGCATCCGCCACGGCGTACTCCGCCCACCCGCCGTCGATGGAGTAGCCGGTGTTCTCCTGCGACTCGCACAGGTTCTCCCGGCCGGTCTCGCAGTACCGGCACGATCCGCACGCGCTGCCCAGCCACGCGAGCGCGACGCGCTGGCCGATGGGCGGGGATTCCACGCCGGGGCCGTGCTTCTCGACGCTGCCGATGCCCTCATGACCGGGCGTGAACGGCAGCCCGGGCTTGACCGGCCAGTCGCCGTGCGCCGCGTGGATGTCGGTGTGACACAGTCCGCAGGTCTCGATGTGGACGAGCACCTGCCCGGGACCGGGTTCGGGGATGGGGATGTCCTCGACCGTGACGGGCGAAGTGAAGGATGAGACGACTGCGGCCTCCATGGCGGTTCTCCTGACGTCTTCGGCTGCGACCGGTGCCACAGCAGTGCCAGTGTGCGCCGCATCCCGTCAGCGGACAGGAGTCTTTGGTCCCGCCCGCGCCGAAGACGCCGTCGGGCTCAGCGCCCGCGCGATCCGGCGTCGCTCACGCCGACGTCGGTGCGGTGGAAGTTCATGAACGACCGGGATGC
This region includes:
- a CDS encoding zinc-dependent alcohol dehydrogenase, with product MEAAVVSSFTSPVTVEDIPIPEPGPGQVLVHIETCGLCHTDIHAAHGDWPVKPGLPFTPGHEGIGSVEKHGPGVESPPIGQRVALAWLGSACGSCRYCETGRENLCESQENTGYSIDGGWAEYAVADARFAVPVPDEVSSLDAAPLACAGVTTYAAIKNAHVVPSERVAIVGIGGLGHLAVQYARLVGAEVIAVDVSDEKLQLAKELGADHVVNAATQDQAEAIQALGGADVVIVLAVAQSVFDQSFRSLNRGGRMVLVSLPEGTTLTVPVFDTVLKGIQIIGSIVGTRQDLHEVFRLHALGRTRVIAETRRLADAAESIEEVLRGSVPARLVFDLTGGASA